From one Amphiura filiformis chromosome 13, Afil_fr2py, whole genome shotgun sequence genomic stretch:
- the LOC140167585 gene encoding craniofacial development protein 2-like, whose product MESSKTRGRRAHGQNGHSYQPYRSCKLPSHNAQHDVLKPKPNGNFKIETGKMAGQKLNICTYNTRTLRTEEVFETLLDELQEFKWDIIGLAETKREGQGIVELQGGMWLYNHGKTEEDTEAKGIGFLVHPKLTDYVTEIKSYSNRVAALNLHLTGKDQISIIQVYAPTSEYDDEIVEIFYEDVSKAIEANKGKYTIVMGDFNAKVGECQPDEEAIMGKFGYGQRNKRGEMLLKFAAQHKLVIGNTFFKKNKNRYWT is encoded by the coding sequence ATGGAAAGTAGCAAAACTAGAGGCCGTAGAGCCCATGGCCAGAATGGGCACAGCTATCAACCATACAGAAGCTGTAAATTGCCTAGTCATAACGCTCAACATGACGTCTTGAAGCCAAAGCCTAACGGAAACTTCAAGATTGAGACAGGAAAAATGGCTGGACAAAAGTTGAACATTTGTACTTATAATACAAGGACTCTGAGAACAGAGGAAGTGTTTGAAACACTGTTGGATGAACTACAAGAATTCAAATGGGATATCATTGGATTAGCAGAAACCAAGAGAGAAGGACAGGGGATTGTTGAACTACAGGGAGGAATGTGGTTGTATAATCATGGTAAAACTGAAGAGGACACAGAAGCAAAAGGAATTGGATTTCTTGTACATCCAAAACTTACCGATTATGTCACAGAAATAAAAAGCTACTCCAACAGAGTAGCTGCACTGAACCTTCACTTGACAGGAAAAGACCAAATAAGCATCATCCAAGTGTATGCGCCCACTAGCGAGTACGATGATGAGATAGTAGAAATATTCTATGAAGACGTGAGTAAGGCAATAGAAGCCAACAAAGGAAAGTATACCATTGTAatgggcgattttaatgccaaagTAGGAGAATGCCAACCAGATGAAGAGGCCATCATGGGAAAATTTGGTTATGGACAGAGAAATAAAAGAGGTGAAATGCTACTGAAATTTGCAGCACAGCATAAGCTGGTTATAGGCAACACATTCTTCAAGAAAAATAAAAACCGCTATTGGACATAG